A single Triticum dicoccoides isolate Atlit2015 ecotype Zavitan chromosome 2A, WEW_v2.0, whole genome shotgun sequence DNA region contains:
- the LOC119357818 gene encoding uncharacterized protein LOC119357818, with translation MTHYTWMPHPFFLTYRANFQCRSTAIRVLEALGLAARMLGALVFFVRRAVLPAPRATASPTPVWIRRHPASSAEPCRHHHRTRPFSSPPRPPLRAVRVHTRFADEEAQAAALRARAGRLECAPPTATSCSTLSSSLRATAVRRRTRGRRDSVRISPSDPAEAYDDTDVEALSAAVALYALPLLAEPCLSVSPSMYAAGDPAGPSLSARGSADSSLARHGVHQGAADHDPARQPHLPLPPEQGVHPDLALRAEGQADRGQDHHFVP, from the exons ATGACCCACTACACGTGGATGCCACATCCTTTCTTCCTCACCTATCGCGCGAATTTTCAATGCCGGTCCACTGCGATCAGGGTGCTGGAGGCTCTTGGGCTTGCAGCTCGCATGCTTGGAG CCCTTGTGTTTTTCGTCCGCCGCGCCGTCCTCCCCGCACCTCGAGCGACCGCGTCTCCCACCCCCGTCTGGATCCGCCGCCATCCCGCATCCTCCGCCGAGCCGTGCCGCCATCATCACCGCACCCGGCCTTTCTCCTCTCCGCCGCGCCCTCCTCTCCGCGCCGTTCGAGTCCACACGCGGTTCGCCGACGAAGAGGCCCAGGCCGCCGCGCTCCGGGCCCGCGCCGGCCGGCTCGAGTGCGCGCCGCCCACCGCGACTAGCTGCTCAACACTCTCCTCGTCGCTACGGGCAACGGCCGTGAGGAGGAGGACGCGCGGGAGGCGCGACAGCGTCAGAATCAGCCCGTCTGATCCGGCCGAGGCCTACGACGACACGGATGTGGAGGCTCTGTCCGCCGCCGTCGCGCTATATGCCCTGCCCCTGCTCGCCGAGCCCTGCCTCTCGGTATCTCCATCCATGTACGCTGCCGGGGACCCTGCAGGTCCAAGCTTGTCGGCGAGGGGGAGCGCAGACAGCAGCCTAGCCCGTCATGGCGTCCACCAAGGTGCAGCGGATCATGACCCAGCCCGTCAACCCCATCTTCCGCTTCCTCCAGAGC AAGGCGTGCATCCAGATCTGGCTCTTCGAGCAGAAGGACAAGCAGATCGAGGGCAGGATCATC ACTTTGTTCCATAG
- the LOC119354371 gene encoding rRNA-processing protein UTP23 homolog, with amino-acid sequence MFQYAVKQATRDLWDEAKVYVRNLPYDVSSERLVQLFEQDGVIEVTVSICGIGDRRCITRLGIFFRTSFENAKVVTAVDCIMSLVCDKNWEHYSFATQDSELREKLWEVPGVPVIYGLKNSLFIEQPFVQQSQFAQLDEKCNLLKNPNLRSYP; translated from the exons ATGTTTCAGTATGCAGTCAAGCAGGCAACAAG GGATCTGTGGGACGAGGCCAAGGTGTACGTGCGCAACCTTCCCTACGACGTTAGCAGCGAGCGCCTCGTGCAGCTCTTCGAGCAGGACGGCGTCATCGAGGTCACCGTG TCGATATGTGGTATCGGTGACAGAAGGTGCATCACACGCTTGGGTATTTTCTTCCGCACGAG TTTTGAGAATGCCAAAGTGGTCACTGCGGTGGATTGTATTATGTCACTGGTATGTGATAAGAATTGGGAACATTATTCTTTTGCCACCCAGGATTCGGAGCTCCGTGAAAAGCTATGGGAG GTTCCTGGTGTTCCTGTGATATATGGTCTGAAGAACTCCTTGTTCATTGAGCAACCATTCGTTCAGCAAAGTCAGTTTGCTCAGTTGGATGAGAAGTGCAACTTATTGAAAAATCCGAATTTAAGAAGCTACCCATGA